A genomic region of Mesorhizobium sp. NZP2077 contains the following coding sequences:
- the rplP gene encoding 50S ribosomal protein L16, translating to MLQPKRTKFRKQFKGRIHGTAKGGTNLDFGGFGLKALEPNRVTAREIEAARRAITREMKRAGRVWIRIFPDVPVTSKPTEVRMGKGKGAVDYWAARVKPGRIMFEIDGVNEETAREALRLGAAKLSVKTRFVQRIAE from the coding sequence ATGCTGCAGCCAAAGCGCACAAAGTTCCGCAAGCAGTTCAAGGGCCGTATCCATGGTACCGCAAAGGGCGGCACCAACCTGGATTTCGGTGGTTTCGGGCTGAAGGCGCTTGAGCCGAACCGCGTCACCGCACGTGAGATCGAGGCGGCTCGCCGCGCGATCACGCGTGAAATGAAGCGAGCCGGCCGCGTCTGGATCCGTATTTTCCCAGACGTGCCGGTCACCTCGAAGCCGACCGAAGTGCGCATGGGCAAGGGCAAGGGCGCGGTCGACTATTGGGCGGCGCGCGTCAAGCCGGGCCGCATCATGTTCGAGATCGACGGCGTCAATGAAGAAACCGCCCGTGAGGCGCTGCGTCTCGGCGCAGCCAAGCTCTCGGTCAAGACGCGCTTCGTACAGCGCATCGCAGAATAG
- the secY gene encoding preprotein translocase subunit SecY, with protein sequence MASAAEQLASNLNFSAFAKAEDLKKRIWFTIGALLVYRLGTYIPLPGINPDAFAQAFSSQSKGVLGMFNMFAGGAVQRMAIFALGIMPYISASIIMQLMTSVIPSLEALKKEGEQGRKVINQYTRYGTVLLALVQAYGISVGLENGNGIVSDPGMFFRISTVVTLVGGTMFLMWLGEQITARGIGNGISLIIFSGIVAGLPHAISGTLELGRTGALSTGLILAIIVLAIVVIALIVFFERAQRRLLIQYPKRQVGNRMFQGDTSHLPLKLNTSGVIPPIFASSLLLLPATVAGFSQTTNMPAWASTILASLGHGQPLYMAFYAAMIVFFAFFYTAIVFNPKDTADQLKKHSGFIPGYRPGERTADYIDYVLTRITVVGAIYLVLVCLLPEFLISATGVPFYLGGTSLLIVVSVTLDTVAQIQGHLIAHQYEGLIKKSKLRGGKKAR encoded by the coding sequence ATGGCTTCGGCTGCTGAACAACTAGCCTCGAATCTGAATTTCTCGGCCTTCGCCAAGGCGGAGGATCTGAAGAAACGCATCTGGTTCACCATCGGCGCACTGCTCGTCTATCGTCTCGGCACCTACATTCCGCTTCCCGGCATCAACCCCGACGCTTTCGCCCAGGCCTTCTCCTCGCAGAGCAAGGGCGTGCTCGGCATGTTCAACATGTTCGCCGGCGGCGCCGTGCAGCGCATGGCGATCTTTGCGCTCGGCATCATGCCTTACATCTCCGCCTCCATCATCATGCAGCTGATGACCTCGGTCATCCCGTCGCTGGAAGCGCTGAAAAAGGAAGGCGAACAGGGCCGCAAGGTCATCAACCAGTACACGCGCTACGGCACCGTGCTGCTCGCACTTGTGCAGGCCTATGGCATTTCGGTGGGGCTGGAGAACGGCAACGGCATCGTCAGCGATCCCGGCATGTTCTTCCGCATCTCCACCGTCGTCACGCTGGTTGGCGGCACCATGTTCCTGATGTGGCTTGGTGAGCAGATCACCGCGCGCGGTATCGGCAACGGCATTTCGCTGATCATCTTCTCCGGCATCGTCGCCGGCCTGCCGCATGCCATTTCCGGCACGCTGGAGCTCGGCCGCACCGGCGCCCTGTCGACCGGCCTGATCCTGGCGATCATCGTTCTGGCCATCGTCGTCATCGCGCTCATCGTGTTCTTCGAGCGCGCCCAGCGCCGGTTGCTGATCCAGTATCCGAAGCGCCAGGTCGGCAACCGTATGTTCCAGGGCGATACCTCGCATTTGCCGCTGAAGCTCAACACGTCGGGCGTCATTCCGCCGATCTTCGCATCGTCGCTGCTCCTGCTGCCGGCCACCGTCGCCGGCTTCTCGCAGACCACCAACATGCCGGCCTGGGCGAGCACCATCCTGGCCTCGCTCGGCCACGGCCAGCCGCTCTACATGGCATTCTATGCGGCGATGATCGTGTTCTTCGCCTTCTTCTACACAGCGATTGTCTTCAACCCGAAGGACACCGCCGACCAGCTCAAGAAGCATTCGGGCTTCATCCCGGGCTATCGTCCGGGCGAGCGCACCGCCGATTACATCGATTACGTTCTCACCCGCATCACCGTCGTCGGCGCCATCTATCTGGTGCTGGTGTGCCTGCTGCCGGAGTTCCTGATCTCGGCGACTGGCGTACCATTCTACCTTGGTGGCACATCGCTTCTGATCGTGGTCAGTGTCACGCTCGATACGGTTGCGCAGATTCAGGGTCACCTGATCGCGCACCAGTATGAAGGCCTGATCAAGAAGTCGAAGCTGCGCGGGGGGAAGAAAGCCAGATGA
- the rpsQ gene encoding 30S ribosomal protein S17 yields MPKRILQGTVVSDKNEKTVVVKVERRFTHPVMKKTVRMTKKYKAHDENNAHKVGDQVFIQESKPISKDKRWIVVSSDQA; encoded by the coding sequence ATGCCAAAGCGCATTCTGCAGGGCACCGTCGTCAGCGACAAGAACGAGAAGACGGTTGTCGTCAAGGTCGAACGGCGCTTCACGCATCCCGTGATGAAGAAGACCGTGCGCATGACCAAGAAGTACAAGGCGCACGACGAGAACAACGCCCACAAGGTTGGCGATCAGGTGTTCATCCAGGAGTCGAAGCCGATTTCCAAGGATAAGCGCTGGATCGTCGTGTCTTCGGACCAGGCGTAA
- a CDS encoding 50S ribosomal protein L23 — MTDLRHYDVIVSPAITEKSTMASEQNQVVFNVAKKASKPEIKAAVEALFGVKVMAVNTLVRKGKIKRFRGTIGRQSDVKKAIVTLADGQSIDVATGL; from the coding sequence ATGACCGACCTTCGTCATTACGACGTGATCGTCTCGCCGGCGATCACCGAAAAGTCGACCATGGCCTCCGAGCAGAACCAGGTCGTCTTCAACGTCGCCAAGAAGGCGTCGAAGCCGGAAATCAAGGCCGCCGTCGAAGCGCTGTTCGGCGTCAAGGTGATGGCCGTGAACACACTTGTCCGCAAGGGCAAGATCAAGCGCTTCCGCGGCACGATCGGCCGCCAGAGCGACGTCAAGAAGGCGATTGTGACGCTGGCCGACGGCCAGTCGATCGACGTCGCGACGGGTCTCTGA
- a CDS encoding adenylate kinase, with amino-acid sequence MRLILLGPPGAGKGTQAQRLVDKYGIPQLSTGDMLRAAVQAGSEVGKRAKAVMDAGELVSDAIVNAIVAERIDQADCTGGFILDGYPRTLVQADAVDQMLSERGIGLDTVIELVVDDRALVGRIVKRAEDAKAAGQPVRKDDNPAVFEERLREYYKKTAPLTGYYYAKGRLKTVDGMASIDAVTAEIEAVLAAAAKQR; translated from the coding sequence ATGAGGTTGATTTTGCTTGGGCCGCCAGGGGCGGGCAAGGGGACACAAGCACAAAGACTGGTAGACAAATACGGCATACCCCAGCTTTCGACGGGCGACATGCTGCGTGCCGCCGTTCAGGCCGGGTCCGAAGTCGGCAAGCGTGCCAAGGCGGTGATGGATGCCGGTGAGCTGGTGTCCGACGCCATCGTCAACGCCATCGTCGCCGAGCGGATCGACCAGGCCGATTGCACCGGGGGCTTCATCCTCGACGGCTATCCGCGCACGCTGGTACAGGCCGATGCGGTTGATCAGATGCTCTCGGAGCGTGGCATCGGCCTCGACACGGTCATCGAACTGGTCGTCGACGACAGGGCCTTGGTCGGCCGCATCGTCAAGCGTGCCGAGGATGCCAAGGCGGCCGGCCAGCCGGTGCGCAAGGACGACAATCCCGCGGTGTTCGAGGAGCGCCTGCGCGAGTACTACAAGAAGACCGCTCCGCTGACCGGCTATTATTACGCCAAGGGCAGGCTCAAGACGGTCGACGGCATGGCCAGCATCGATGCGGTGACCGCCGAGATCGAAGCTGTGCTCGCAGCGGCCGCAAAGCAGCGGTAA
- the rpsM gene encoding 30S ribosomal protein S13, whose translation MARIAGVNIPTNKRVVIALQYIHGIGKKFAQEIVDKVGIPAERRVNQLTDAEVLQIRETIDRDYQVEGDLRREVSMNIKRLMDLGCYRGLRHRRSLPVRGQRTHTNARTRKGPAKSIAGKKK comes from the coding sequence ATGGCTCGTATAGCCGGCGTCAACATTCCGACCAACAAGCGCGTCGTCATTGCGCTTCAGTACATTCACGGCATTGGCAAGAAGTTCGCCCAGGAGATCGTCGACAAGGTCGGCATCCCGGCCGAGCGCCGCGTCAACCAGCTGACCGACGCGGAAGTGCTGCAGATCCGCGAGACCATCGACCGCGACTACCAGGTCGAAGGCGACCTGCGCCGCGAAGTCTCGATGAACATCAAGCGCCTCATGGACCTCGGCTGCTACCGCGGCCTGCGTCACCGCCGCTCGCTGCCGGTTCGCGGCCAGCGCACGCACACCAATGCACGTACCCGCAAGGGCCCGGCCAAGTCGATCGCCGGCAAGAAGAAGTAA
- the rpsC gene encoding 30S ribosomal protein S3, translating into MGQKVNPIGLRLGINRTWDSRWFANTGEYGKLLHEDIKIRKYLEKELKQAAISKVVIERPHKKCRVTIHAARPGLIIGKKGADIEKLRKKLMEMTKSETHLNIVEVRKPEIDATLVAQSIAQQLERRIAFRRAMKRAVQSAMRLGAEGIRINCAGRLGGAEIARMEWYREGRVPLHTLRADVDYGTAEAHTAYGICGVKVWVFKGEILEHDPMASERRATEGDAAHGGGGDRERGRRRENA; encoded by the coding sequence ATGGGCCAGAAAGTCAATCCGATCGGTCTTCGCCTCGGCATCAACCGCACCTGGGATTCGCGCTGGTTCGCGAACACGGGCGAGTACGGCAAGCTGCTGCATGAGGACATCAAGATCCGCAAGTATCTTGAGAAGGAACTCAAGCAGGCCGCGATCTCCAAGGTCGTGATCGAGCGTCCGCACAAGAAGTGCCGCGTCACCATCCACGCCGCGCGCCCGGGTCTGATCATCGGCAAGAAGGGCGCCGACATCGAGAAGCTTCGCAAGAAGCTGATGGAGATGACGAAGTCCGAGACGCATCTCAACATCGTTGAAGTGCGCAAGCCGGAAATCGACGCGACCCTGGTCGCCCAGTCGATCGCCCAGCAGCTCGAGCGTCGTATCGCGTTCCGCCGCGCCATGAAGCGCGCCGTTCAGTCGGCGATGCGCCTCGGTGCCGAAGGCATCCGCATCAACTGCGCCGGCCGTCTTGGCGGCGCCGAGATCGCGCGCATGGAATGGTATCGTGAAGGCCGCGTCCCGCTGCATACGCTGCGCGCCGATGTCGACTACGGCACGGCCGAAGCGCATACGGCTTACGGTATCTGCGGCGTCAAGGTCTGGGTATTCAAGGGCGAGATCCTCGAGCACGATCCGATGGCTTCGGAGCGTCGCGCGACCGAGGGTGATGCTGCGCATGGCGGTGGTGGTGATCGCGAACGCGGTCGTCGTCGCGAAAACGCCTGA
- the rplN gene encoding 50S ribosomal protein L14, with the protein MIQMQTNLDVADNSGARRVMCIKVLGGSKRKYASVGDIIVVSIKEAIPRGRVKKGDVMKAVVVRTAKDIRRPDGSVIRFDKNAAVLVDNKKEPIGTRIFGPVPRELRAKNHMKIISLAPEVL; encoded by the coding sequence ATGATTCAGATGCAAACAAACCTCGACGTGGCGGATAATTCCGGCGCGCGTCGTGTCATGTGCATCAAGGTGCTGGGCGGCTCGAAGCGGAAATACGCTTCCGTGGGCGACATCATCGTGGTGTCCATCAAGGAAGCCATTCCGCGCGGCCGCGTTAAGAAGGGCGATGTGATGAAGGCGGTCGTGGTTCGCACGGCCAAGGACATCCGCCGCCCGGACGGCAGCGTGATCCGTTTCGACAAGAACGCGGCCGTTCTGGTCGACAACAAGAAAGAGCCGATCGGCACGCGTATCTTCGGACCGGTTCCGCGCGAACTCCGCGCCAAGAACCACATGAAGATCATCTCGCTCGCGCCTGAAGTGCTGTAA
- the rplX gene encoding 50S ribosomal protein L24 — protein MQKIRKGDKVVVLAGKDKGRSGEVLSVQPKDDTALVRGVNMIRRHQKQSQSQEGGIITKEAPIQLSNIALADPKDGKPTRVGFIFQKDGKKVRVAKRSGEVING, from the coding sequence ATGCAAAAGATTAGAAAAGGCGACAAGGTCGTCGTGCTGGCCGGCAAGGACAAGGGCCGTTCGGGCGAAGTCCTGTCGGTTCAGCCGAAGGATGACACCGCGCTGGTGCGCGGCGTCAACATGATCCGTCGTCACCAGAAGCAGTCCCAGTCCCAAGAGGGCGGGATCATCACCAAGGAAGCGCCGATCCAGCTGTCGAACATCGCGCTGGCCGACCCCAAGGACGGCAAGCCGACCCGCGTCGGTTTCATCTTCCAGAAGGACGGCAAGAAGGTGCGCGTCGCCAAGCGCTCGGGAGAAGTCATCAATGGCTAA
- the rpsS gene encoding 30S ribosomal protein S19 — protein MTRSIWKGPFIDGYLLKKVDKVREGGRNEVIKMWSRRSTILPQFVGFTFGVYNGQKHVPVSVNEDMVGHKFGEFAPTRTYFGHGADKKAKRK, from the coding sequence GTGACTCGTTCTATTTGGAAAGGCCCCTTCATCGACGGCTACCTTCTCAAGAAGGTGGACAAGGTTCGTGAAGGTGGTCGCAATGAGGTGATCAAGATGTGGAGCCGTCGCTCCACCATCCTGCCGCAGTTCGTCGGCTTCACCTTCGGTGTCTATAACGGCCAGAAGCATGTTCCCGTTTCGGTGAACGAGGACATGGTCGGTCATAAGTTCGGTGAATTCGCTCCGACGCGGACCTATTTCGGTCACGGCGCGGATAAGAAGGCGAAGAGGAAATAA
- the rplE gene encoding 50S ribosomal protein L5 — protein MAKSQTKQATATNTPRLKQVYNETIRKALQEQFGYDNDMQVPRLDKIVLNMGVGEATADSKKPSVAAEDLAMIAGQKAVVTRARNSIAGFKVRENMPIGAKVTLRKERMYEFLDRLVNIALPRVRDFRGLNPKSFDGRGNYAMGIKEHIVFPEINYDKVDQIWGMDVIVCTTAKTDDEARALLKAFNFPFRQ, from the coding sequence ATGGCTAAGTCTCAAACCAAGCAGGCGACTGCAACCAACACGCCGCGCCTCAAGCAGGTCTACAACGAGACCATCCGCAAGGCGCTGCAGGAGCAGTTCGGCTACGACAACGACATGCAGGTTCCGCGCCTCGACAAGATCGTGCTGAACATGGGTGTCGGCGAAGCGACCGCCGATTCCAAGAAGCCTTCGGTTGCGGCCGAAGACCTGGCGATGATCGCCGGCCAGAAGGCCGTCGTCACCCGCGCACGCAATTCGATCGCAGGCTTCAAGGTCCGCGAGAACATGCCGATCGGCGCCAAGGTCACGCTGCGCAAGGAACGTATGTACGAATTCCTCGACCGCCTCGTGAACATCGCACTGCCGCGCGTCCGCGACTTCCGCGGACTGAACCCCAAGAGCTTCGATGGCCGTGGCAACTACGCCATGGGCATCAAGGAGCACATCGTGTTCCCGGAGATCAACTACGACAAGGTTGATCAGATCTGGGGCATGGACGTCATCGTTTGTACGACTGCGAAGACGGACGACGAAGCCAGGGCATTGCTCAAGGCTTTCAACTTCCCCTTCCGCCAGTAA
- the rplR gene encoding 50S ribosomal protein L18, producing MASKESIQRRAQRVRRQIKKVAGERPRLSVHRTSKNIYVQVIDDAKGHTIAAASTLEKDLKGSLKTGADTAAAAAIGKLIAERATKAGVKEVVFDRGAYIYHGRVKALAEAAREGGLSF from the coding sequence ATGGCTAGCAAAGAGTCCATCCAGCGCCGCGCGCAGCGCGTCCGCCGTCAGATCAAGAAGGTCGCCGGCGAGCGTCCGCGTCTCTCGGTTCACCGCACGTCGAAGAACATCTACGTTCAGGTCATCGACGACGCCAAGGGCCACACCATCGCCGCCGCTTCGACCCTCGAAAAGGACCTCAAGGGTTCGCTCAAGACCGGCGCCGACACGGCGGCCGCCGCTGCGATCGGCAAGCTGATCGCCGAGCGCGCCACCAAGGCCGGCGTCAAGGAAGTCGTCTTCGATCGCGGCGCCTACATCTATCACGGCCGCGTCAAGGCGCTGGCAGAAGCTGCTCGCGAAGGCGGTCTCAGCTTCTAA
- the rplO gene encoding 50S ribosomal protein L15 has product MKLNDLRDKDGATHSKKRLGRGIGSGSGKTAGRGVKGQKARSGVAINGFEGGQMPLYRRLPKRGFNNIFAKSFTVVSLARIQVAIDAKKLDAKATVTAESLVAAGVIRRVKDGVRILSDGEIKAKLAFDVAGASKAAIEKIEKAGGSVKLPEKAAAE; this is encoded by the coding sequence ATGAAACTCAACGATCTGCGTGACAAGGACGGCGCGACGCACTCCAAGAAGCGTCTCGGCCGTGGCATCGGTTCCGGCTCCGGCAAGACCGCCGGTCGCGGCGTCAAGGGCCAGAAGGCGCGTTCCGGCGTCGCCATCAACGGCTTCGAGGGTGGCCAGATGCCGCTCTACCGGCGCCTGCCGAAGCGTGGCTTCAACAACATCTTCGCCAAGAGCTTCACCGTCGTGTCGCTGGCCCGTATCCAGGTCGCCATCGACGCCAAGAAGCTCGACGCCAAGGCAACCGTGACGGCTGAATCGCTCGTTGCCGCCGGCGTCATTCGCCGCGTCAAGGACGGCGTGCGCATCCTCTCGGATGGTGAGATCAAGGCAAAGCTCGCCTTTGACGTCGCCGGCGCCTCGAAGGCAGCGATCGAGAAGATCGAAAAGGCCGGCGGTTCGGTCAAGCTGCCGGAAAAGGCAGCTGCCGAGTAA
- the rplB gene encoding 50S ribosomal protein L2, producing the protein MALKKFNPVTPSTRQLVIVDRSGLYKGKPVKGLTEGLTKSGGRNNHGRITARFIGGGHKRSYRIIDFKRRKFDVVGTVERIEYDPNRTAFIALIKYDDGELSYIIAPQRLAPGDKIVAGESVDVKPGNAMPLASMPVGTIVHNIELKPGKGAQVARSAGGYGQLVGRDQGMAILRLNSGEQRVVHGSCMATVGAVSNPDHGNINDGKAGRTVWRGKRPHNRGVTMNPVDHPHGGGEGRTSGGRHPVSPWGKPTKGKKTRSNKATDKFILRSRHQRKS; encoded by the coding sequence ATGGCACTGAAAAAATTCAACCCGGTTACGCCGAGCACCCGCCAGCTGGTCATCGTCGACCGCTCGGGCCTCTACAAGGGCAAGCCCGTCAAGGGTTTGACCGAGGGCCTGACCAAGTCGGGCGGCCGCAACAATCACGGTCGTATCACCGCCCGTTTCATCGGTGGTGGCCACAAGCGTTCGTACCGCATCATCGACTTCAAGCGTCGCAAGTTCGACGTTGTCGGCACGGTCGAGCGTATCGAGTATGATCCGAACCGCACCGCCTTCATCGCGCTGATCAAGTATGATGATGGTGAGCTGTCCTACATCATTGCTCCGCAGCGTCTGGCTCCCGGCGACAAGATCGTGGCTGGCGAATCGGTCGACGTGAAGCCGGGCAACGCGATGCCGCTGGCCTCGATGCCGGTCGGCACCATCGTCCACAACATCGAGCTGAAGCCGGGCAAGGGCGCCCAGGTCGCCCGTTCGGCAGGCGGCTACGGCCAGCTGGTCGGTCGTGACCAGGGCATGGCGATCCTGCGCCTCAATTCGGGCGAGCAGCGTGTCGTTCACGGCTCCTGCATGGCCACTGTCGGTGCCGTGTCCAATCCGGACCACGGCAACATCAACGACGGCAAGGCCGGCCGCACGGTTTGGCGTGGCAAGCGTCCGCACAATCGCGGCGTGACCATGAACCCGGTTGACCACCCGCACGGCGGCGGCGAAGGCCGCACCTCCGGTGGTCGTCATCCGGTCAGCCCGTGGGGCAAGCCGACCAAGGGCAAGAAGACGCGGTCCAATAAGGCGACCGACAAGTTCATCCTGCGCTCGCGCCATCAGCGCAAGAGCTAA
- the rpsE gene encoding 30S ribosomal protein S5, which yields MAQERREGGRGREREERDDGMVDKLVHINRVAKVVKGGRRFGFAALVVVGDQKGRVGFGHGKAREVPEAIRKATESAKRDMIFVPLRSGRTLHHDVEGRWGAGRVLLRAAKQGTGIIAGGPMRAVFETLGMHDVVAKSMGSSNPYNMVRATFDALKSQMHPKDVAAARGIKYSTLQARRGTAVAAEE from the coding sequence ATGGCACAGGAACGTAGGGAAGGCGGCCGCGGCCGCGAGCGTGAAGAGCGCGATGACGGCATGGTGGACAAGCTCGTCCACATCAACCGCGTCGCCAAGGTCGTCAAGGGCGGCCGTCGCTTTGGTTTTGCAGCACTCGTCGTCGTCGGAGACCAGAAGGGCCGCGTTGGCTTCGGTCACGGCAAGGCGCGCGAAGTGCCGGAAGCGATCCGCAAGGCAACCGAATCGGCAAAGCGCGACATGATCTTCGTGCCGCTGCGCTCGGGCCGTACGCTGCATCACGACGTCGAGGGACGTTGGGGCGCTGGACGCGTTCTGCTGCGCGCTGCCAAGCAGGGTACCGGCATCATCGCTGGCGGCCCGATGCGCGCTGTCTTCGAGACGCTCGGCATGCATGACGTGGTCGCCAAGTCGATGGGTTCGTCGAACCCTTACAACATGGTTCGCGCCACTTTCGACGCGCTGAAGAGCCAGATGCATCCCAAGGATGTGGCTGCTGCGCGTGGCATCAAGTATTCGACCCTTCAGGCCCGCCGCGGCACCGCCGTTGCGGCTGAAGAATAG
- the rplV gene encoding 50S ribosomal protein L22, with translation MGKAKAPRRLADNEARAVLRTIRISPQKLNLVAALIRGKKVATALSDLEFSAKRISGTVKKTLESAIANAENNHDLDVDALIVAEAYVGKSIVMKRFHARGRGRASRIEKPFSHLTIVVREVEEKGEAA, from the coding sequence ATGGGCAAGGCCAAAGCTCCGCGCAGGCTTGCTGACAACGAAGCGCGCGCCGTATTGCGCACGATCCGTATCAGCCCGCAGAAGCTGAACCTCGTTGCCGCGCTGATCCGCGGCAAGAAGGTCGCGACAGCGCTTTCCGACCTCGAATTCTCGGCCAAGCGGATTTCCGGCACGGTCAAGAAGACTCTCGAGTCGGCGATTGCCAACGCGGAAAACAACCACGACCTGGATGTCGATGCGCTGATCGTGGCGGAAGCCTATGTCGGCAAGTCGATCGTCATGAAGCGGTTCCACGCTCGTGGCCGTGGTCGCGCCAGCCGTATCGAGAAGCCGTTCTCGCACCTCACGATCGTCGTTCGTGAAGTCGAAGAAAAAGGGGAGGCCGCATAA
- the rpsN gene encoding 30S ribosomal protein S14, producing the protein MAKTSSVEKNNRRRKLADQYGPKRAALKAIIMDQSKPMEERFRAQLKLAAMPRNSAKIRIRNRCEVTGRPRAYYRKLKVSRIALRDLGNNGQIPGLVKSSW; encoded by the coding sequence ATGGCAAAGACCAGCTCAGTCGAGAAGAACAACAGGCGCCGCAAGCTTGCCGACCAGTACGGTCCCAAGCGCGCAGCGCTCAAGGCGATCATCATGGATCAGTCCAAGCCGATGGAGGAGCGCTTCCGCGCTCAGCTCAAGCTTGCCGCCATGCCGCGCAACTCGGCCAAGATCCGCATCCGCAACCGCTGCGAAGTCACCGGCCGTCCGCGTGCCTACTATCGGAAGCTCAAAGTATCGCGCATCGCGCTTCGTGATCTCGGCAATAACGGCCAGATCCCGGGCCTGGTCAAGTCGAGCTGGTAA
- the rpmD gene encoding 50S ribosomal protein L30, producing MAKKVTKTITVEQIGSPIRRPKEQRATLVGLGLNKMHKQRTLEDTPSVRGMIAAVQHLVRVVDEG from the coding sequence ATGGCCAAGAAAGTAACCAAGACCATCACCGTTGAGCAGATCGGTTCGCCGATCCGCCGTCCGAAGGAACAGCGCGCGACGCTGGTCGGCCTCGGCCTCAACAAGATGCACAAGCAGCGCACGCTGGAAGATACGCCTTCCGTGCGCGGCATGATCGCCGCCGTTCAGCATCTCGTCCGCGTCGTGGACGAGGGCTGA
- the rpmC gene encoding 50S ribosomal protein L29 translates to MKAEDIRTKTQDQLTDDLASLKKEQFNLRFQKATGQLEKTARVRQVRKDIARIKTIAAEKSAAKKA, encoded by the coding sequence ATGAAAGCCGAAGACATCCGGACCAAGACCCAGGATCAGCTGACCGACGACCTGGCCAGCCTGAAGAAGGAGCAGTTCAACCTGCGCTTCCAGAAGGCCACCGGCCAGCTTGAGAAGACCGCGCGCGTGAGACAGGTCCGTAAGGACATTGCGCGCATCAAGACCATCGCTGCGGAAAAGTCCGCGGCTAAGAAGGCTTAA
- the rpsH gene encoding 30S ribosomal protein S8: MSLSDPLGDMLTRIRNAYGRKKSSVSTPASRLRTRVLDVLKAEGYIRDYSQTDFDNGKSEIEIELKYFDGAPVVREIARVSKPGRRVYVSAKSIPHVANGLGIAILSTPKGVMADHEAREQNVGGEILCQIF, from the coding sequence ATGTCATTGAGCGATCCTCTCGGCGATATGCTGACCCGCATCCGCAACGCCTACGGCCGCAAGAAGTCGAGTGTCTCGACACCGGCTTCGCGTCTGCGCACCCGCGTCCTCGACGTGCTGAAGGCTGAAGGCTATATCCGCGACTACAGCCAGACCGACTTCGACAACGGCAAGTCCGAAATCGAAATCGAGCTGAAGTATTTCGACGGTGCGCCGGTCGTGCGCGAAATCGCCCGCGTTTCGAAGCCGGGCCGCCGCGTTTACGTCTCGGCCAAGTCGATCCCGCACGTCGCCAACGGCCTCGGCATCGCCATCCTTTCGACGCCGAAGGGCGTGATGGCCGATCACGAAGCACGCGAACAGAACGTCGGTGGCGAGATTCTCTGCCAGATCTTCTGA
- the rplF gene encoding 50S ribosomal protein L6, which translates to MSRIGKKPVSLPQGVTATVNGQTVTAKGPKGELKFVVNDEVLVKMEGSEIAVQPRDQTKTARSKWGMSRTQIVNILQGVKDGFEKKLEITGVGYRAALQGKNLQLALGFSHDVVYETPAGITITVPKPTEITVTGINKQQVGQVAAEIREYRGPEPYKGKGVRYAGEKIVRKEGKKK; encoded by the coding sequence ATGTCTCGTATTGGAAAGAAACCCGTTTCGCTGCCGCAGGGCGTGACCGCGACCGTCAACGGCCAGACCGTGACGGCGAAGGGCCCCAAGGGCGAGCTGAAGTTCGTGGTGAACGACGAAGTCCTGGTCAAGATGGAAGGCAGCGAGATCGCTGTCCAGCCGCGCGACCAGACCAAGACCGCTCGCTCCAAGTGGGGTATGTCGCGCACGCAGATCGTCAACATTCTGCAGGGCGTGAAGGACGGCTTCGAGAAGAAGCTCGAGATCACCGGCGTCGGCTATCGTGCGGCACTTCAGGGCAAGAACCTGCAGCTGGCACTTGGCTTCAGCCATGACGTCGTTTACGAGACGCCGGCAGGCATCACCATCACGGTGCCGAAGCCGACGGAAATCACCGTGACCGGCATCAACAAGCAGCAGGTTGGCCAGGTGGCTGCCGAGATCCGCGAATACCGCGGCCCCGAGCCCTACAAGGGCAAGGGCGTCCGTTACGCTGGCGAGAAGATCGTCCGCAAGGAAGGCAAGAAGAAGTAG